From a single Herbiconiux sp. SALV-R1 genomic region:
- a CDS encoding MarR family winged helix-turn-helix transcriptional regulator, whose protein sequence is MDSGETASDLDGDDLATWASLATVLEWLPPALDAPLLREFELTHFEYGILYALTSSKGRQLRMSVLAGYANSTISRLSRAVSRLQSRGLVERRPDPADGRSMLVVLTASGTRLFERATPVHTASVRHLVLDVLTAAQRRQLREITGRIQRAVTADDGWRAPTPS, encoded by the coding sequence ATGGACTCAGGAGAGACCGCGAGCGACCTCGACGGAGACGACCTCGCCACCTGGGCCTCGCTGGCCACGGTGCTCGAGTGGTTGCCGCCGGCCCTCGACGCGCCCCTGCTGCGCGAGTTCGAGCTCACGCACTTCGAGTACGGCATCCTCTACGCCCTCACGTCGAGCAAGGGGAGGCAGCTGCGCATGAGCGTGCTCGCCGGCTACGCCAACAGCACGATCTCGCGCCTCTCACGAGCCGTGTCGCGCCTGCAGTCGCGCGGGCTGGTCGAGCGCCGGCCCGACCCTGCCGACGGGCGGTCGATGCTCGTCGTGCTCACCGCGTCGGGCACCCGGCTGTTCGAACGGGCGACACCCGTGCACACCGCGTCGGTGCGCCACCTCGTGCTCGACGTGCTCACGGCCGCCCAGCGGCGGCAGCTGCGCGAGATCACCGGGCGCATCCAGCGTGCAGTGACAGCCGACGACGGATGGCGGGCGCCGACCCCGTCGTGA
- a CDS encoding cytochrome C5 — protein sequence MTADVLDDLHRLLDESGLLREQAVENGIVHGRAAFAAAGVDVAVNVDPELDDEDDERDPDAQADAATETDASAADDADAGLDPDPAALVASLARLLALDPAAWRTLVDTIAEEIEEAVGDDEVEEQTDLRDDLTLTSIVVFADATVFAFTAPHQFPSSRLLAQFDADLDIEHLEVLPLDDDAELPDADPTLEVRSFGTLEALLTHISVDEEPETP from the coding sequence ATGACTGCTGACGTGCTCGACGACCTCCACCGCCTGCTCGACGAGAGCGGGCTCCTTCGCGAACAGGCCGTCGAGAACGGCATCGTGCACGGCCGCGCCGCCTTCGCCGCCGCCGGGGTGGACGTCGCCGTGAACGTCGACCCCGAGCTCGACGACGAAGACGACGAGCGGGACCCGGACGCCCAGGCCGACGCCGCCACAGAGACCGACGCCAGCGCCGCCGACGACGCCGACGCGGGCCTCGACCCCGACCCCGCCGCCCTCGTCGCCTCCCTGGCGCGACTCCTCGCCCTCGACCCCGCCGCGTGGCGCACCCTCGTCGACACCATCGCCGAGGAGATCGAGGAGGCGGTCGGCGACGACGAGGTCGAGGAGCAGACCGACCTCCGCGACGACCTCACCCTCACCTCGATCGTCGTCTTCGCCGACGCCACCGTGTTCGCCTTCACGGCTCCGCACCAGTTTCCCAGCTCGCGCCTGCTCGCCCAGTTCGACGCCGACCTCGACATCGAGCACCTCGAGGTGCTGCCCCTCGACGACGACGCCGAGTTGCCCGATGCCGACCCCACCCTCGAGGTGCGCTCCTTCGGCACCCTCGAAGCCCTCCTCACCCACATCTCCGTCGACGAGGAGCCCGAGACGCCCTAG
- a CDS encoding ketopantoate reductase family protein: MVKIAVVGTGANGAGIGADMARAGLDVTFIEQWPAHVEAIRERGIEVRLPDRTEVTEVPAFHLCEVATLREPFDIIFLGVKAYDTRWAAELIKPLLKPDSLVVGLQNGMSIDDIADVVGVERTIGAVIELASNMWEPGITTRQNPPEETWFAVGGLTPSAQARAHEVAEVLGHAGTVEVSDDIRSSKWMKLVVNAAELVPSAILGLELNTAAEVPGMHDFMLACGKEAVRAAAASGSSIRPIFGMTAENVNDPDAFAEQLFHVVLTTFSLPDTKTTSLQDWLKGRRSEVAEINGRVVAELEAVGADAPLNRLVVELAARVEAGELAPAPENIELLLQPV; the protein is encoded by the coding sequence ATGGTGAAGATCGCCGTAGTGGGTACGGGCGCCAATGGTGCGGGCATCGGGGCCGACATGGCCAGGGCGGGGCTCGACGTGACGTTCATCGAGCAATGGCCGGCCCACGTGGAGGCCATCCGCGAGCGCGGCATCGAGGTGCGCCTGCCCGACCGCACCGAGGTCACCGAGGTGCCCGCCTTCCACCTGTGCGAGGTCGCGACTCTGCGCGAGCCCTTCGACATCATCTTCCTCGGTGTCAAGGCCTACGACACACGGTGGGCCGCCGAGCTCATCAAGCCGCTGCTGAAGCCCGACAGCCTGGTGGTGGGCCTGCAGAACGGCATGTCGATCGACGACATCGCCGACGTGGTGGGCGTCGAGCGCACCATCGGCGCCGTCATCGAGCTGGCCTCGAACATGTGGGAGCCGGGCATCACGACCCGCCAGAACCCGCCCGAGGAGACCTGGTTCGCCGTCGGCGGCCTCACCCCGTCGGCGCAGGCCCGCGCCCACGAGGTGGCCGAGGTTCTCGGGCATGCCGGCACGGTCGAGGTCTCCGACGACATCCGCTCCTCGAAGTGGATGAAGCTCGTCGTCAACGCCGCCGAGCTCGTGCCCTCGGCCATCCTGGGCCTCGAGCTGAACACCGCGGCCGAGGTGCCCGGCATGCACGACTTCATGCTCGCCTGCGGCAAGGAGGCCGTGCGAGCGGCCGCGGCGAGCGGCAGCAGCATCCGCCCCATCTTCGGCATGACCGCCGAGAACGTGAACGACCCCGACGCCTTCGCCGAGCAGCTGTTCCACGTCGTGCTCACGACCTTCTCGCTGCCCGACACGAAGACCACCTCGCTGCAGGACTGGTTGAAGGGCCGGCGCAGCGAGGTCGCCGAGATCAACGGGCGCGTGGTGGCCGAGCTCGAGGCCGTGGGTGCCGACGCCCCGCTGAACCGGCTCGTGGTCGAGCTGGCGGCCCGGGTCGAGGCGGGCGAGCTCGCGCCCGCTCCGGAGAACATCGAGCTGCTGCTCCAGCCCGTCTGA